The DNA segment ATAAGGTCTTTCTTTTAAGCTTTTTAATGAGATAGCCATCGTGTCTAGAAAGACAAACAAAGGTGTTTGAGGTCAATCAATAAAACTTTACTACAAAATTGtacacaaatgaaaaaaagtttctttttttgtcaaatgtaGTGTAATAACTTATACCAAGGATCACTATATCACACCAAACGCGcaaaaaattcacaaaataatttaccaGTCAGCAATTGcttgttaaaaagttaaaattaaattatttcacaAACATCGGGCGTTACACATGGTCATAAATCCAAAAAGACTTCTTGCAATGCGTGTTGAAATCACGACTGCATCGTGCTATAAATCGTCTGTCATACAGTTAGTACTACATGCAGTTAGACAAACATACGAAAGCTACCACTATGCTAAATAAGGGTGGCggttattttatgttaaatcATATAAAAGCTAATTGATTAAGATCAGGCTATAATTAAGTTAGTGTAACTAAGTGTAGGCGATGTAATGCGAAATCATTCGTAACAGAGAGACGTATTACAGTAATTCAGATATCATTAACAGTATATTAACAGATATAAAAATCAATGCTGGATTGCAGGCGTTTAGTTGCCATTGACGTTTGCATAAAGAGCTTGAATCTGTTCCTGATAGTGGTTCTCCAGAGCTTTTCGCTTTAGTTTGAACGCGGCTGTGATTAGACCGTCCTCTGGCAACCATGGTTGTGGTTCGATGTAGATCTTCTGcggaatttcaaacttttgcaGTTTGGCTGTAACAGAATTATGTTCGTCGATTTACTTTCATGAGAAAGCCTATAATACTTGCCTTAACAACTGGACTGTAATGCGAATTCAGTATGGATTTTAATAAGCTTTAATTAGTATTCATAAATTACCAAGCGTTGCCTTGTCAAACAACTGCAAAATATCCTTAAAAATAAAGTAGATACAAATTtctggaaaatattttcgcaTGTTTCGCAGTATGGGGCATTTTTAAAAGAGATATTTCTTGTGTTCATTACTCTAAACTTTtcgaaaacaaaaactaatcTTTTTTCTTAAACTTACCAATTTTCGACGCTTCTTGAACAgcttttttcagttcttttTCAACGACGTCTTCCTTGCAAAGATCGGTGATGCTCGGATGATTTCCTCCTTTGCCGGCAATTGCATTCCTTAAATTTTTCTCGTTGGGTACAATGAACGCAATGGCATAAGACTGAGTTCTGTCAGCAAAAATGTACAGCCATGGCTAGTAGACGTCGttgtacaagttttttttttataagcaCGTGAAATATTGGGATAAGACTAAGATGCGCTTACGCAGCCTGCAATTTTTGAGGGTGAAATTATACTCagccaaaatttttaaatttttatagcCTTAAACGTTTATCAATTCTAAAACGAATGGAACATAAAATTGAATCCTCCTTTGGAGTTAAATAAGGATGTGAAAAGAATCGGCTGGCTATAACGCTTTGCACATATATTTCTATGAAAAATTTGGCTTGGTACGCTTACATAAAGACATGTGTACAAGATGAAAAACTGATCTACTAAAAAAGCGAACTAGTTCAACTTACCCATTTGCATATACCCACACATTGTCGATCAGGGCATTGGCTTTCAGTTTCGCTTCAATACTGCCAAGCGCAAGATATTCACCGTGGGACAGTTTGACCAAATCCTTCTTACGGTCTGTCATGAAAAAAATACTGGGTTAACGAAAGGAAATTTCTGACTTCAAAGAAGAAGTTAAAGCGCGCATTCTAAAAGCTAAAAGCGCACAAAACGATATCTGCCTACTATACAAAGCGTGCGGAATTTACCTATTATACGTATAGCACCATCATCGTCAATTTGTCCGATGTCCCCGGTTTTAAACCAACGCTGTCCATCGTCATCAACATAAAATTCTTCGGACGTTTTCTCCGGTTTTTTGAAGTATCCCTGCGTTATATTCGGTCCGCCGATATGGATCTCGCCTTGGGGGTGGGGTTTGTTAGACGGGGAATAACCGCCTAGGCAAAAAGATTTATTCAAAtaagtttgcttttatttgtGTCATTGGTTGGCTCTAGTGCTCCTCAGCTTTTGactaaataataattacttaatcaaattataaaaaaaattactgcTGTGTTGTACGTAAGCACAATCCCATAAGAACTTATTAAGGGAAGAGATGTTTTTCTATGACAAGTATGTAAGTCGTTTGAATGAATGTACTATCCGATTCCAGTCTGTTAACGAAACAACGGTTTCTCTACATAACCCACCTTCTTCCCATGCCACAAGTTTAACCTCGCAGCATGGCAGCGGTGGACCGACTCTTCCCGTGCTGTAATCATCCAAGACCTGGTACAAGAATCGAAGAGATGTTGGTTTAAAGATAAAAGTACGCGGAGCAGACAATGCGCAGAAAATGTtatgaataaaaacagaatACTTTAATTACCTCGACAAACTATTGTAGCCCGCTGAATTATTTAACCCTAGAAACGCTTTTGTTTATTGAGTGTATCTGTCGCTACAATCATACCTGAGATACTGTCGTTGCCCCGCAAGTTTCTGTCAAACCGTATCCCTGGCCAATTGGACAACACATGCAGACGTTCATGAACCTCTGGGTCTGGGCGTCCATTGGGGCACCACCGGAAAGCAACGCACGCAGCCGACCACCGAGCAGAGCTTTAGTTTTCTTGAACAAAACCCTAGCCAAAGCAATAACCGTGTTTTCACATTTAAGTAGCTGTTAGCTTGCGCTGGTCCTCCAAAATGGTCAAGAATATGTTTGCGGATCGAAATCGTCAATAAGACGAAATaacaagtttataaaaagcaGGTCATCAACGGAAATCCTTTACGCTTGCTTGGTGTGTATGTCCTTGCTTTACTTTTAGTGATTACATCGCAATTAAGGCGCACGGTGCGTCTGTTGCAAAATTAATGAACGCACCTGTTAAGCAACGGTGTGTCGTATCCTCGTTCAACCTGCTTAAGCTTATAACCGTATGCCCAGTGGAAAGCCTTTCTAGCGGGTGGCAGCATTTCGTCAACGCCTTGCATTATCGCCTTTCTCATTCTTTCAACGATCTCCTGCAAATGCAAAGGCAAAAATCACGTTACAATCATCACGTCACAATACAGCTGTCATCAAAGTGACACGGTAAAACTGACCGGTACGGCGGCCATCAAGGTCGGTCTCAGAACGGATGCGTCGCCTTTGCTTCCCTTCTTGATTCTGCTCGAGCGGTCCGATAAAGTCAGTGGCGACGAATAACCGATCTTTGCGCCTCCGCAAATCATGATGTTTtcttaaatgtaaatttaatCGGTTTGATTTTGGAAACTGACTCCAGTGAAAACACCAGCGATATTTCTCAGGTCataggtgtcaaactcccggcccgcgggccacatccggcccgctttacaataaaacttggcccgcaatgctattttatacattgaactatttccggcccgcgagatcattgtgcagtataacttacttttttcaagcagaaacaagattataacaaatcgcacaatacagcagcacaacagttgcctcatcatgcgatagaataaatcgatttattcccagccaaaaccgtcaaaaaaaaacaaaaatttggtgctcTTTCGCtgactgttccaattcatatactcgtgtcacgaaacgttcaatcaagttttatccttacggcccgcggcgttaaataagttttgagttttggcccctgatgcgattgagtttgacacccctgtcTTAGGTAGAAGACATCTATCTTTGTATATTAGCTTCCGCAGTAGTGTGCTAAGTTGTATACCATGTATTGGCATCACATTCGACGGATTTCGTATCAGGATAGGTTAGGCTACTACTACAGGATGTAATaaaagttgataaaaaatgtgttgttAGCAGTGGACGTAAAAAGCTCGTTAAACAATTCGGGGAATTTTTTATTACCTGCCGCGAGCTCTAGGACATGAGCAAGGGGAAGATAGCCGATGTATACGTCGGAGgtactaaaaaaaaacaagagaAATCAGCTAAATTCAcattaaaagaaacaaagaaaaatgctAGAGCAGTAAAACTTATAGCGGCGAGTTAAGCTATTAAAAATCAAGTTAAGACTTAAATTAATTGAGAGTAACCAAACAAGCACTATCAGTCAAAGGAAAATAAACAGGCCTAAAGCTAAATATTTACTTCAGGTCGGGCACTCTGGTACTTATTCCACTCATACCAGCAACGAAATTCGAATGATTGATAAGGACACCTTTGGGGTCGCCTGATTGTCCGCTGGTGTACATGACAATAGCCAAGTCATCAGGATTTGGTTCGCTTCGTTCGCAATTTCGACCTTCTTCAGTGGCGCCGGATTTCTCAATCTGCGTCgtaattattaaaaacacaataacAATGAGAACTGAGGCTTGCTgtttaaaataacaactttttgaGAAGCGCCGGCAACAGCCCGGTAATTGGCATTGTGGTCAAAATGCAATATAAACAATTGCGCTTTGTAAAGCTTTTATTACGAAGTGTCTATTACTGTATTGTATCGTGGGCTGGCGTCACAAAGAATGTCAAACATATTCACGCGCACCGACATATAAATACGTCGGAATGCGTGTTTACCAATAGAAAATTGCTAAACAAAGGCgggaaaatgaaaaaatcattGACTTCCTGTAATACAAAGAAGAGATAACGACACTACTTTCAATTTCGTTCCACCAACAATGGTTTTTGTCGACGATAAATCAGACAAAATAGGaggttgaaaaattttttcacaatttaATCGAACTAGTATCAGGGTTAAACTTTAAATCGTAAAATACAAATGGCACAGGACGAAGTGAACAAAATTAAAGCACTTGCCTCTTTGAATGGGTGTAGTTTTACATTGCTTGGAACATCAGCGGTTAATTTGGTGTCTTCAACGTATATGACGTCAGTGACGGTCGGTAGGTTAGACAAACATTTCTGCAAAGCAAATCTTTAGTGAGTTCGGCGGTCAGGTTCTGTACACATTGGTTGACTTACAATCTAAAAATAGAACCTTACACATGATTGAACGGGGACTGAATAAATAATGATCTTTTGAAAAGTTCGAAGGAAATTCTTTCGGTAATGATCAAATACTACTACTAGTACATAAAAATAGCCGCACTACGATATCCAACATGCGTTTACTTGCATAGTTGTTTACTTACGCTGAGTCGAGTGTTGTACAAAGTGGCGCTGGTAATGACATGTGATACTTCCGTTTCATTCAGTGCATGCGAAATTCCTTCTTCACCCAGTGTGGCGTAGACGGTAACGACCGGAAAATTATTTCGAAAGCAACCCTGGGAGAAGTTATTGAAGTAAGGTAACCAGGTCCACGACCAAAGCATTATCGTAAATGCAAATCTACAGATAGTACAGTGGTTGCCTAAGCGTACAAAATTGAACATAGTTGCATACTAGTCACTGTTTGCATATTAAGGAATTCGTACATGAACAGCAATCATCCATTCTGCTCTGGTTTCAAGAAACAGGGCAATCTTTTCTTTTGGCTTTTGACCAGTGAGTGTCAGTCCTCTACCAAAATTGACCATTCTTTCATAAACTTGACCGAATGTTTCCCATTTGTAATCACCAAATATTGCCTGGatattagaaaaaattaacaCAACACATAAAGCTTCTAGTTTACTCAATTTCAATGAAGTAGATGTTTCCAACACTGGGTTTTAAATAGTTATGATTAAACCATTAATCAGCTTACCTTTTTAAAAACCTTTCCACCTGGTTGTCTTTCATCTTCTTCGGACAAAAATTCACGAGTACCCAGGCAAGGAAGAGCAGCATATCTTCTCGCAGCTCCTTCGAAGACTTTTCCAATCGTCCTGTGGCCATCATATGCTGAATCCATTAACCGGTCCATAGACTCAATGCAGCGATATGACGACGCTATCAAATGAAGATGACATTATGAATGTCTTCTGTTGttaattgtcaaaaatttgaaaaacttttgagaTGTGTGAAGACATTTCTGACAACTATGCCCACCTGGGTCACTCGTCACCGATTTTGCCTTCAGCTTTCTGGTcatgttttttactttttctttcaattcAGGGGGAATGAATCTTTCCAGTAAAATCCAAGGTACAAACGAAACTACACCAAATAACCACTGCAGTGTACATAAAATAGGTTTCACAGGCGAATCTACAAAAACAGATTAAGTTCAATTTGGGAAAGCATCGAATACCCACTACCTTTTTCGCAAGGGTTTAAGAGCAGAAAAGCATGCACCTATctagttaaaaagtaatttcTAGTTATCTGATTGCaattattaaattttgttacattatCTTGCATATGCATGCAGCAcatatgcaaaaaataaaataatcaaacagagaaaaaaattaaacttctaataataaaatttaaaacaaaaatgctctAGGCCAGATACATTTTCTGTGCATGTTTTACTTAGTCATGTGATGTGCAACGTTTAGGTGATCTTAACCTACTATGCTTGCAACATGACAGAATTTGGCACGCTAGGAATTAATGACACACTGCACACAAGGCATGAGTGTGTCAACTACATACAATATTACTCAGAGCAATAAATCAATTGATGATTTTGCCAGGATATGAAGTAATCAGTGATATGTAGAAAGAAACGTCCACATGGGTtgagttttataaaataaaagtttcctCAAATCAATGCTGAGATATGAACAAAAATTTCTTCCCGACTTGGCTTTCAGGGCAATTATGTGATTCAAATCTAACCTAAATTATGATGAAAGCAATTAAAGTGGCCTtcactaaaattaaaataacacaTCTAAAATCATTTCTATTCAATAAACATGTCAGTCATCTACCAGTAGCTGATTAATTACATTTGTGACAAAAGTTTCAAGAGACACTGCTGTCCATAAACACAATGACAAATCTAGATGATGTTGCTAATACAGAACACAACTGATTACAAAAGGAGTCACATGATGGATATCACCCTGCTGGAGACAAATAACATACTAGTTTCACTGATTTCACTCAGGTCCGACACCAGAGTAGCAATAAATTGCAAGATTTAAGCAATAAATCTGGTTGTTAAACACCATATGTAAACACACGCAACTAGGTTAATGACTCCAAGCTAAACCGATGTGTAACACCTGTAACATAGCTTCATACTGTACATGACTTACGTTTTAAACAAATACCTCAGAGGCAGATAGTATATATCCGGTATGAATAATAACTATACGATTTAAAATCAAGTCTGCCAAACTTATCGTCTTCATAGttcatgcaaaataaatacagCAGCACCATTAACCCTTTGCGGTCCACCTACATCCCTGGgatgataaacaaaattatgtaatgCTGTCCACCTACATCCCTAGGATGACTTTTGTGTACAGCGGTTTTTACGGGTCTACCTACATTCTAAGAATGTTACAACATTTATTATCGATTTCGGAACACAGTAGATGGTATTTTTTAGGGTTTTACCCTGACTTTTGTTAAGTTGAAGTGAATTTGGAACTGGAAACCAGTTAGTAAAACTGGGCTAGGCAAGGGCATTTCTTGCACTCAGCTATAAtgaattttgcttgttattgtattttattactacCTTACAGACGAGAGTTGTAGTAAATAGTATTGGATTGTTTATAGTAAAATGGCTGCTAGAAGGTTTAGTGCTAATGATGTACTTGAAATGCTTGATTCTGAAGATGAAAATAATTCAGACATGGAGGTTGATGAAGAGAGTGATTTTTCTGATTCAGATATGGAAATGAGTTATGATGGGAGCTCTGATCCTGATGAGCACTCAGACAGTGATGGATCTACCTCTAATGATGTTGTAGACTCTAATGGATGGAGAGTATGGCATGATAATGACAGTGATTTTCCTCATCACCCATTTACAGCTACTGATGTGGGACCAAACTTGGAAAAGATCCCAAAAACAGAAttggaatattttcaaaattttatgtcggatgaaatatttatggaaattttggTGGCAACAAATGCATATGCAACAATACGACTAcagaaaaaaagatttgtaaaGAGTTCTGTATGGTATGGTTGGCAAGATTTAACTTTGCCtgaattaaagaaaatttgtcGCGTCAAGATCTGCCGTTTACATCGAGGATCGTGATGCATTTAGTTGGCAAGCTGCTGTCAAAAGTCAGAGCAAGTGGTTATCATATATATACAGACCGGTTTTATACAAGCTACACTCTAGCAAAAGAACTGCTTCAGAATAAAATCCACCTTACTGGAACTATCCAGAAGAATAGGGTTGGACTACCCACTGAAGTAAAGCGTTTgcgattgaaaaatttacagttgAAAGCATACCGTCATCCAGAAAATATTCTAACACTTGGATGGCAAGATAGACGCTTGATACTGATGCTCAGCACCTGGCACAATGTGGACACTGCACCCCACAGTCGTTGGCGAAATGGGAGGCAGGAAGATGTAGAGAAACCTGATGTAATCCGTGATTACACAGCTAACATGGGCGCAGTTGATCATTCTGATCATTACTGCGCATCATACTCCTTCACACGAAAAACGCTGCGGTGGTGGAGAAAGCTATTTTTCTGGTTGGTTGAAGTATGCATGGTTAACTCATTCTTGGTTTACAAGGAGATGCAACACATTAGAGATTCAAGACACCTACAATATAGAAACAAGGTGATTGTGCAACTAATAGGAGACGTCCGCAACAGGAAACCGAAACGAGGAAGGCCAAGTGAAAACGATTCTGCTGAGCGCCTCAACAAATCACcacatttcatcaaaaaaggAGCAAGAGGTCACACAAAGAATTGCATGGTTTGCAACACCAAAGAACAAAGGAAAACCACCTTATTCTTTTGTGAAACATGCCAAAGAAAACCTGGTCTTCATCCAGGAGAATGCTTCAAAAAATATCACACCCAAGTCACCTACAAAGACTGACCAAAGTCCAGGCGTCATACAGGAGTTCACCAGAAAATTTCAACAGTGTGATAAGAGTGTgttaattttacttgtaaaCAAACTGCATTTGTGTTTCAATAAACGTCAGTACTGTTTGAAATATGTGATACCTTTTGTCTAGAAAAtacatgatgcaaaaaattgaaaaaaatgcaaaaaactgcgaaaaatagcacttttaaaaacgctaaaaaaaaaaaaactaaaaaaaatttcgccaaaaaaatttcacatcCGTACTCTACACATGAAAAACTAcccaaaaatgcaataaaaaaaaattggaccTAGACTGACCGAAacggtaaaaataaattggacCGCAAAGGGTTAAATGCAATGAAATGAAACTATACTTTTCATTGCCACCACGCTAATTCTACAAGAAATCTTTTGATAACCTATGTAACCAAACCCTAAATTTCTAAAGCAAATGTATAATTAATGTTGTTCAAATGAAGAAAACGCAATTACGTGAAGCAAGCAAGCAAAATAATTACTTACAGATGCGATGAGAAACACAGTACAGCGTGCAATAATATTCAACTCACCCATACTGCGAGTCTTTCCACACTCCTTGCTTTTCAAAGTCCAGAGTTCAGACAACCTACCTCGCTCCAAACAAGCCTAAGGCGATCAAATGTGAAGCAGCAACTAATCAAAACGACTTTAGTCTAACGATTTTTCAAGTACAGTAGGTCAGCTAAAAAGGTTGGACTTTTATCAGATACAAACCACACGCAAACAGAAGCCAGCCGGGTTCAGCAAGTGGTTGTGAAAGAGGCCGACAAGTCGTCAAAGCTATGGACTTTGACCGGTAACGTAGACGGATAAGCAAGACCGACGCGAATTTTTGTCCAGTCTGGATATGTGTTTGCCGTaaacaacagatttcaagCAAGTGGTCTTTTACGCACAACACAGGCTCCAACCATACATCGCTTTAAATGTCTCAGAAAAAGTACATACTAAATTTGCCCATAAAATTACACTTGAGGTAACTACTACTTGGCGTTATTTGGTTTGACGATCATACCGTACACTCTTTCTAACTTGGGCGAAATAATGTTCCTTGTGTTAGCGGCGAGCCACACTATTGACAAACTCGATAATACAAATTTGAGCTGATTCATCGAATCTGATCAGTGATCACGCTGAGATCCATTTGGAATCAAAACAGTAAAAAGCCATTACAAGCCAAAGGTCTAGTTTACAAGTCGTGTACAggagcaacaacaaacaacggGCCCGAAGCACCTTCATCCCAACTGAATAATTCAAACTGAGACGTAATTTAAGAATGCACGGCTATTTACGCGTTCCATAATGAACGTCGTTTTAAAGTCGAAGCGGCATCAGCACTTACCGATTTTGCAACCTTAGTCTCTAATTTAAAGACTAATTGAGCTATACAGTAAAATCGCCGTTAAAACAGTATTCTGTTACAAGTTTACTTAAGTACGCTTGGTATTTGTAGGATAGTAATTAACTAATTACGCTGTTTAAGTATATGCACAGCGCCGGAACCACGTGGTCAAAAATTAATACGTAAAAACACGTCAGAAAAAACAATTGTCGTTGCGGAAATGTTTTTGCGCAAATGATTACGAAAGTGTGACTCAACGATTTCGTCATTATTACCTGGCTATTATTAAACAGGCCCCCCTCTACATTCGTCACGCCGAAGTTACGTACGTGCAATTACTAATAGCTCAATATTTGACGGCTGAAGAAATGGGAATCCAACGATATAGCTTGCATACAGTATACTGGAATAATCCCATCACACAAGAGACCGATATATGAGTTGCGAATGATTTGAAAAGTTTGGGTTGGTTAGTATGGGTATCAGTattcaataaaattgaaaaatttgccaaaACGTTTGGTTAGAATGCTTACTACGGTGTTTCAGTTATTCCAGCGTTGGAATTAACAAACGAGCTCCGATGACATTACACAAGAAAACGCATGAAATATTACGCTGTGTCTTGAAAAACACGGTCATCTGAACGGCCTGCGGATTACATCATAAAAACTCTGTGCGGGAGACATTCTTCACCATTCGAAGCTAAATCGAAACGTTGTTAATTTGAGATCTAAAGTAGGCTATACTATACAATACCTTCACTCTATCGGTAAAAATTACGAAATAAAGTTTCCATCAGAGTTAGCGAGGCCTAAGTCCACTACAACCCAAAACCATTGGAAAAAATAGATAAATATTGACAGGTAGTGTTCCAACCTTTGCACGTCTAGAATATTTTAACATACCTTAAGGAAGATGCTAGTCTACTGTTTGTTTAGTGTTAATGATTAATCTAATGGCAAATCTTGCTGCTA comes from the Clavelina lepadiformis chromosome 5, kaClaLepa1.1, whole genome shotgun sequence genome and includes:
- the LOC143458761 gene encoding long-chain-fatty-acid--CoA ligase 4-like — its product is MDSPVKPILCTLQWLFGVVSFVPWILLERFIPPELKEKVKNMTRKLKAKSVTSDPASSYRCIESMDRLMDSAYDGHRTIGKVFEGAARRYAALPCLGTREFLSEEDERQPGGKVFKKAIFGDYKWETFGQVYERMVNFGRGLTLTGQKPKEKIALFLETRAEWMIAVHGCFRNNFPVVTVYATLGEEGISHALNETEVSHVITSATLYNTRLSKCLSNLPTVTDVIYVEDTKLTADVPSNVKLHPFKEIEKSGATEEGRNCERSEPNPDDLAIVMYTSGQSGDPKGVLINHSNFVAGMSGISTRVPDLNTSDVYIGYLPLAHVLELAAENIMICGGAKIGYSSPLTLSDRSSRIKKGSKGDASVLRPTLMAAVPEIVERMRKAIMQGVDEMLPPARKAFHWAYGYKLKQVERGYDTPLLNRVLFKKTKALLGGRLRALLSGGAPMDAQTQRFMNVCMCCPIGQGYGLTETCGATTVSQVLDDYSTGRVGPPLPCCEVKLVAWEEGGYSPSNKPHPQGEIHIGGPNITQGYFKKPEKTSEEFYVDDDGQRWFKTGDIGQIDDDGAIRIIDRKKDLVKLSHGEYLALGSIEAKLKANALIDNVWVYANGTQSYAIAFIVPNEKNLRNAIAGKGGNHPSITDLCKEDVVEKELKKAVQEASKIAKLQKFEIPQKIYIEPQPWLPEDGLITAAFKLKRKALENHYQEQIQALYANVNGN